From Oreochromis niloticus isolate F11D_XX linkage group LG1, O_niloticus_UMD_NMBU, whole genome shotgun sequence, a single genomic window includes:
- the LOC100696486 gene encoding SKI family transcriptional corepressor 1 homolog-B isoform X1, with product MESMPGQLRDAGRDASSSPSLKQDAQSFSSPGSLKPNQVSETSLYGVPIVSLVIDGKERLCLAQISNTLLKNYSYNEIHNRRVALGITCVQCTPVQLELLRRAGAMPISSRRCGMITKREAERLCKSFLGAHSPPKLPENFAFDVSHECAWGCRGSFIPARYNSSRAKCIKCSFCNMYFSPNKFIFHSHRTPESKYLQPDAANFNSWRRHLKLTEKKPNEDICHAWEDVKAMFNGGSRKRTLPMSGSGMSSAMKSQASSSLVQSSSPEIPHKTLRCDEDQGSNNLSLARGERSYPVIPVPSKSFGMLQKIPPPLFPHHPYGFPSYGLCQKKSDGVPDANKNNVPGVFWPGTKDPIYPAFPMFWPGAGGLPMPPYPGSPPKPPPELLSVRQAELDLSDQSERGANTPKDTNHHPHHQQDGGERCSSSQSSSTRNDEDKSGDETSQRKISYISAFRPVVKDAETIAKLYGNRDSYGMRPGYLSPDFISESSSYRSISPDRDSVVDDDDDPDVDVESNRGQDEEEPIRISPGGDHRDSPVPERVCSAAEESQDQADAASSPGAVAASPEDSAHTGSSDEDRQMRNGSPLHEVYAHEKDVHVLLNEPSTFGSKQSSSPRRSNGVHHVSEIQTQRTATSYQEQKDRQADGALRIDISVHERDLQNMAKEELQKQLVEQVELRKKLEREFQHLKDNFQDQMKRELSYREEMVQQLQIVRDTLCSELDQERKARYAIQQKLKEAHDALHHFSCKMLTPRQCTGACTFKPPLLPP from the exons ATGGAGTCGATGCCCGGACAGCTTCGAGACGCGGGACGAGACGCCAGCTCTTCCCCGAGTTTAAAGCAGGACGCGCAGAGCTTTTCCAGCCCCGGCTCCCTCAAACCGAACCAAGTGAGTGAGACGTCCCTGTACGGGGTGCCCATCGTGTCTCTGGTCATAGACGGCAAGGAGAGACTGTGTCTGGCGCAGATTTCCAACACCTTGCTGAAAAACTACAGCTACAACGAGATACACAACCGCCGGGTGGCTCTGGGCATCACCTGTGTGCAGTGCACGCCGGTGCAGCTGGAGCTCCTGCGCCGGGCCGGGGCTATGCCCATTTCCTCCAGGCGCTGCGGCATGATCACCAAAAGGGAGGCCGAGAGGCTCTGCAAGTCCTTCCTGGGAGCGCACAGCCCGCCAAAGCTACCAGAAAATTTTGCATTTGACGTGTCTCACGAGTGCGCGTGGGGCTGCAGGGGCAGCTTTATACCAGCCAGATACAACAGCTCCAGAGCGAAGTGCATAAAGTGCAGCTTTTGCAACATGTATTTCTCTCCCAATAAATTCATTTTCCACTCCCACCGCACCCCAGAGTCCAAGTATCTGCAGCCGGACGCGGCCAACTTCAATTCGTGGAGACGCCACTTGAAACTGacggaaaaaaaacccaatgagGATATTTGCCACGCGTGGGAGGACGTGAAGGCCATGTTCAACGGGGGGAGCAGAAAGAGGACTCTGCCCATGAGCGGCTCGGGGATGTCCTCGGCCATGAAATCACAGGCTTCGTCCAGCCTGGTTCAAAGCAGCTCCCCGGAGATCCCCCACAAAACATTGCGCTGCGACGAGGATCAGGGGAGCAACAACCTGAGTCTGGCGAGGGGCGAACGGAGTTACCCGGTCATCCCGGTGCCCAGCAAGAGCTTTGGCATGCTCCAGAAAATCCCCCCACCTCTGTTCCCTCACCACCCCTACGGCTTCCCCAGTTATGGGCTGTGTCAGAAAAAGAGCGACGGGGTGCCTGACGCGAACAAAAACAACGTCCCCGGTGTGTTTTGGCCCGGCACAAAGGATCCGATCTACCCGGCCTTCCCCATGTTTTGGCCTGGAGCTGGAGGCCTACCGATGCCGCCCTACCCGGGCTCCCCACCCAAACCTCCCCCGGAGCTGCTAAGCGTCCGGCAGGCCGAACTCGACCTGTCGGACCAGAGCGAGAGGGGCGCAAACACACCAAAAGACACCAACCACCACCCTCACCACCAGCAGGACGGTGGAGAGCGCTGCTCCAGCTCCCAGTCCTCCTCCACCCGGAACGACGAGGACAAGTCCGGGGACGAAACCTCTCAGAGGAAAATCAGCTACATCTCCGCCTTCAGACCCGTCGTCAAAGACGCAGAGACCATTGCCAAACTGTACGGCAACCGGGACTCCTACGGGATGCGCCCCGGCTACCTGTCCCCGGATTTTATCAGCGAGAGCTCCAGCTACAGATCGATATCACCGGACAGAGACAGCGTGGTGGACGACGACGACGACCCGGACGTGGACGTGGAGTCCAACCGGGGACAAGACGAAGAGGAGCCGATCCGGATATCACCGGGAGGAGACCACCGCGACTCCCCTGTACCGGAGCGGGTGTGCTCGGCTGCTGAGGAGAGTCAGGACCAGGCCGATGCAGCCTCAAGCCCCGGGGCGGTCGCAGCATCACCGGAGGACTCCGCTCACACTGGGTCATCGGATGAGGACAGACAGATGCGTAATGGCTCCCCTCTTCATGAA GTGTACGCTCATGAAAAGGACGTCCACGTGCTTCTGAACGAGCCTTCCACGTTTGGGTCCAAACAATCGAGCAGTCCCCGCAGATCAAACG GTGTTCACCACGTGTCGGAAATACAGACCCAGCGCACTGCAACGTCCTACCAGGAGCAGAAGGACAGACAAG CCGATGGAGCTTTACGCATCGACATCAGCGTGCACGAAAGAGACCTGCAGAACATGGCTAAAG agGAATTGCAGAAGCAGCTCGTGGAACAAGTGGAGCTGAGGAAGAAGTTGGAGAGAGAATTCCAGCATTTAAAAG ATAATTTTCAGGATCAAATGAAGCGTGAGCTGTCCTACAGAGAGGAAATGGTCCAGCAGCTGCAGATTGTTCGAg ACACTTTGTGCAGCGAGTTGGACCAAGAGAGAAAGGCTCGTTATGCAATACAGCAGAAGCTAAAAG
- the LOC100696486 gene encoding SKI family transcriptional corepressor 1 homolog-B isoform X2, translated as MESMPGQLRDAGRDASSSPSLKQDAQSFSSPGSLKPNQVSETSLYGVPIVSLVIDGKERLCLAQISNTLLKNYSYNEIHNRRVALGITCVQCTPVQLELLRRAGAMPISSRRCGMITKREAERLCKSFLGAHSPPKLPENFAFDVSHECAWGCRGSFIPARYNSSRAKCIKCSFCNMYFSPNKFIFHSHRTPESKYLQPDAANFNSWRRHLKLTEKKPNEDICHAWEDVKAMFNGGSRKRTLPMSGSGMSSAMKSQASSSLVQSSSPEIPHKTLRCDEDQGSNNLSLARGERSYPVIPVPSKSFGMLQKIPPPLFPHHPYGFPSYGLCQKKSDGVPDANKNNVPGVFWPGTKDPIYPAFPMFWPGAGGLPMPPYPGSPPKPPPELLSVRQAELDLSDQSERGANTPKDTNHHPHHQQDGGERCSSSQSSSTRNDEDKSGDETSQRKISYISAFRPVVKDAETIAKLYGNRDSYGMRPGYLSPDFISESSSYRSISPDRDSVVDDDDDPDVDVESNRGQDEEEPIRISPGGDHRDSPVPERVCSAAEESQDQADAASSPGAVAASPEDSAHTGSSDEDRQMRNGSPLHEVYAHEKDVHVLLNEPSTFGSKQSSSPRRSNGVHHVSEIQTQRTATSYQEQKDRQADGALRIDISVHERDLQNMAKEELQKQLVEQVELRKKLEREFQHLKDNFQDQMKRELSYREEMVQQLQIVRDTLCSELDQERKARYAIQQKLKAHDALHHFSCKMLTPRQCTGACTFKPPLLPP; from the exons ATGGAGTCGATGCCCGGACAGCTTCGAGACGCGGGACGAGACGCCAGCTCTTCCCCGAGTTTAAAGCAGGACGCGCAGAGCTTTTCCAGCCCCGGCTCCCTCAAACCGAACCAAGTGAGTGAGACGTCCCTGTACGGGGTGCCCATCGTGTCTCTGGTCATAGACGGCAAGGAGAGACTGTGTCTGGCGCAGATTTCCAACACCTTGCTGAAAAACTACAGCTACAACGAGATACACAACCGCCGGGTGGCTCTGGGCATCACCTGTGTGCAGTGCACGCCGGTGCAGCTGGAGCTCCTGCGCCGGGCCGGGGCTATGCCCATTTCCTCCAGGCGCTGCGGCATGATCACCAAAAGGGAGGCCGAGAGGCTCTGCAAGTCCTTCCTGGGAGCGCACAGCCCGCCAAAGCTACCAGAAAATTTTGCATTTGACGTGTCTCACGAGTGCGCGTGGGGCTGCAGGGGCAGCTTTATACCAGCCAGATACAACAGCTCCAGAGCGAAGTGCATAAAGTGCAGCTTTTGCAACATGTATTTCTCTCCCAATAAATTCATTTTCCACTCCCACCGCACCCCAGAGTCCAAGTATCTGCAGCCGGACGCGGCCAACTTCAATTCGTGGAGACGCCACTTGAAACTGacggaaaaaaaacccaatgagGATATTTGCCACGCGTGGGAGGACGTGAAGGCCATGTTCAACGGGGGGAGCAGAAAGAGGACTCTGCCCATGAGCGGCTCGGGGATGTCCTCGGCCATGAAATCACAGGCTTCGTCCAGCCTGGTTCAAAGCAGCTCCCCGGAGATCCCCCACAAAACATTGCGCTGCGACGAGGATCAGGGGAGCAACAACCTGAGTCTGGCGAGGGGCGAACGGAGTTACCCGGTCATCCCGGTGCCCAGCAAGAGCTTTGGCATGCTCCAGAAAATCCCCCCACCTCTGTTCCCTCACCACCCCTACGGCTTCCCCAGTTATGGGCTGTGTCAGAAAAAGAGCGACGGGGTGCCTGACGCGAACAAAAACAACGTCCCCGGTGTGTTTTGGCCCGGCACAAAGGATCCGATCTACCCGGCCTTCCCCATGTTTTGGCCTGGAGCTGGAGGCCTACCGATGCCGCCCTACCCGGGCTCCCCACCCAAACCTCCCCCGGAGCTGCTAAGCGTCCGGCAGGCCGAACTCGACCTGTCGGACCAGAGCGAGAGGGGCGCAAACACACCAAAAGACACCAACCACCACCCTCACCACCAGCAGGACGGTGGAGAGCGCTGCTCCAGCTCCCAGTCCTCCTCCACCCGGAACGACGAGGACAAGTCCGGGGACGAAACCTCTCAGAGGAAAATCAGCTACATCTCCGCCTTCAGACCCGTCGTCAAAGACGCAGAGACCATTGCCAAACTGTACGGCAACCGGGACTCCTACGGGATGCGCCCCGGCTACCTGTCCCCGGATTTTATCAGCGAGAGCTCCAGCTACAGATCGATATCACCGGACAGAGACAGCGTGGTGGACGACGACGACGACCCGGACGTGGACGTGGAGTCCAACCGGGGACAAGACGAAGAGGAGCCGATCCGGATATCACCGGGAGGAGACCACCGCGACTCCCCTGTACCGGAGCGGGTGTGCTCGGCTGCTGAGGAGAGTCAGGACCAGGCCGATGCAGCCTCAAGCCCCGGGGCGGTCGCAGCATCACCGGAGGACTCCGCTCACACTGGGTCATCGGATGAGGACAGACAGATGCGTAATGGCTCCCCTCTTCATGAA GTGTACGCTCATGAAAAGGACGTCCACGTGCTTCTGAACGAGCCTTCCACGTTTGGGTCCAAACAATCGAGCAGTCCCCGCAGATCAAACG GTGTTCACCACGTGTCGGAAATACAGACCCAGCGCACTGCAACGTCCTACCAGGAGCAGAAGGACAGACAAG CCGATGGAGCTTTACGCATCGACATCAGCGTGCACGAAAGAGACCTGCAGAACATGGCTAAAG agGAATTGCAGAAGCAGCTCGTGGAACAAGTGGAGCTGAGGAAGAAGTTGGAGAGAGAATTCCAGCATTTAAAAG ATAATTTTCAGGATCAAATGAAGCGTGAGCTGTCCTACAGAGAGGAAATGGTCCAGCAGCTGCAGATTGTTCGAg ACACTTTGTGCAGCGAGTTGGACCAAGAGAGAAAGGCTCGTTATGCAATACAGCAGAAGCTAAAAG
- the LOC100696486 gene encoding SKI family transcriptional corepressor 1 homolog-B isoform X3 has translation MESMPGQLRDAGRDASSSPSLKQDAQSFSSPGSLKPNQVSETSLYGVPIVSLVIDGKERLCLAQISNTLLKNYSYNEIHNRRVALGITCVQCTPVQLELLRRAGAMPISSRRCGMITKREAERLCKSFLGAHSPPKLPENFAFDVSHECAWGCRGSFIPARYNSSRAKCIKCSFCNMYFSPNKFIFHSHRTPESKYLQPDAANFNSWRRHLKLTEKKPNEDICHAWEDVKAMFNGGSRKRTLPMSGSGMSSAMKSQASSSLVQSSSPEIPHKTLRCDEDQGSNNLSLARGERSYPVIPVPSKSFGMLQKIPPPLFPHHPYGFPSYGLCQKKSDGVPDANKNNVPGVFWPGTKDPIYPAFPMFWPGAGGLPMPPYPGSPPKPPPELLSVRQAELDLSDQSERGANTPKDTNHHPHHQQDGGERCSSSQSSSTRNDEDKSGDETSQRKISYISAFRPVVKDAETIAKLYGNRDSYGMRPGYLSPDFISESSSYRSISPDRDSVVDDDDDPDVDVESNRGQDEEEPIRISPGGDHRDSPVPERVCSAAEESQDQADAASSPGAVAASPEDSAHTGSSDEDRQMRNGSPLHEVYAHEKDVHVLLNEPSTFGSKQSSSPRRSNGVHHVSEIQTQRTATSYQEQKDRQADGALRIDISVHERDLQNMAKEELQKQLVEQVELRKKLEREFQHLKDNFQDQMKRELSYREEMVQQLQIVREAHDALHHFSCKMLTPRQCTGACTFKPPLLPP, from the exons ATGGAGTCGATGCCCGGACAGCTTCGAGACGCGGGACGAGACGCCAGCTCTTCCCCGAGTTTAAAGCAGGACGCGCAGAGCTTTTCCAGCCCCGGCTCCCTCAAACCGAACCAAGTGAGTGAGACGTCCCTGTACGGGGTGCCCATCGTGTCTCTGGTCATAGACGGCAAGGAGAGACTGTGTCTGGCGCAGATTTCCAACACCTTGCTGAAAAACTACAGCTACAACGAGATACACAACCGCCGGGTGGCTCTGGGCATCACCTGTGTGCAGTGCACGCCGGTGCAGCTGGAGCTCCTGCGCCGGGCCGGGGCTATGCCCATTTCCTCCAGGCGCTGCGGCATGATCACCAAAAGGGAGGCCGAGAGGCTCTGCAAGTCCTTCCTGGGAGCGCACAGCCCGCCAAAGCTACCAGAAAATTTTGCATTTGACGTGTCTCACGAGTGCGCGTGGGGCTGCAGGGGCAGCTTTATACCAGCCAGATACAACAGCTCCAGAGCGAAGTGCATAAAGTGCAGCTTTTGCAACATGTATTTCTCTCCCAATAAATTCATTTTCCACTCCCACCGCACCCCAGAGTCCAAGTATCTGCAGCCGGACGCGGCCAACTTCAATTCGTGGAGACGCCACTTGAAACTGacggaaaaaaaacccaatgagGATATTTGCCACGCGTGGGAGGACGTGAAGGCCATGTTCAACGGGGGGAGCAGAAAGAGGACTCTGCCCATGAGCGGCTCGGGGATGTCCTCGGCCATGAAATCACAGGCTTCGTCCAGCCTGGTTCAAAGCAGCTCCCCGGAGATCCCCCACAAAACATTGCGCTGCGACGAGGATCAGGGGAGCAACAACCTGAGTCTGGCGAGGGGCGAACGGAGTTACCCGGTCATCCCGGTGCCCAGCAAGAGCTTTGGCATGCTCCAGAAAATCCCCCCACCTCTGTTCCCTCACCACCCCTACGGCTTCCCCAGTTATGGGCTGTGTCAGAAAAAGAGCGACGGGGTGCCTGACGCGAACAAAAACAACGTCCCCGGTGTGTTTTGGCCCGGCACAAAGGATCCGATCTACCCGGCCTTCCCCATGTTTTGGCCTGGAGCTGGAGGCCTACCGATGCCGCCCTACCCGGGCTCCCCACCCAAACCTCCCCCGGAGCTGCTAAGCGTCCGGCAGGCCGAACTCGACCTGTCGGACCAGAGCGAGAGGGGCGCAAACACACCAAAAGACACCAACCACCACCCTCACCACCAGCAGGACGGTGGAGAGCGCTGCTCCAGCTCCCAGTCCTCCTCCACCCGGAACGACGAGGACAAGTCCGGGGACGAAACCTCTCAGAGGAAAATCAGCTACATCTCCGCCTTCAGACCCGTCGTCAAAGACGCAGAGACCATTGCCAAACTGTACGGCAACCGGGACTCCTACGGGATGCGCCCCGGCTACCTGTCCCCGGATTTTATCAGCGAGAGCTCCAGCTACAGATCGATATCACCGGACAGAGACAGCGTGGTGGACGACGACGACGACCCGGACGTGGACGTGGAGTCCAACCGGGGACAAGACGAAGAGGAGCCGATCCGGATATCACCGGGAGGAGACCACCGCGACTCCCCTGTACCGGAGCGGGTGTGCTCGGCTGCTGAGGAGAGTCAGGACCAGGCCGATGCAGCCTCAAGCCCCGGGGCGGTCGCAGCATCACCGGAGGACTCCGCTCACACTGGGTCATCGGATGAGGACAGACAGATGCGTAATGGCTCCCCTCTTCATGAA GTGTACGCTCATGAAAAGGACGTCCACGTGCTTCTGAACGAGCCTTCCACGTTTGGGTCCAAACAATCGAGCAGTCCCCGCAGATCAAACG GTGTTCACCACGTGTCGGAAATACAGACCCAGCGCACTGCAACGTCCTACCAGGAGCAGAAGGACAGACAAG CCGATGGAGCTTTACGCATCGACATCAGCGTGCACGAAAGAGACCTGCAGAACATGGCTAAAG agGAATTGCAGAAGCAGCTCGTGGAACAAGTGGAGCTGAGGAAGAAGTTGGAGAGAGAATTCCAGCATTTAAAAG ATAATTTTCAGGATCAAATGAAGCGTGAGCTGTCCTACAGAGAGGAAATGGTCCAGCAGCTGCAGATTGTTCGAg
- the LOC100696486 gene encoding SKI family transcriptional corepressor 1 homolog-B isoform X4 produces the protein MESMPGQLRDAGRDASSSPSLKQDAQSFSSPGSLKPNQVSETSLYGVPIVSLVIDGKERLCLAQISNTLLKNYSYNEIHNRRVALGITCVQCTPVQLELLRRAGAMPISSRRCGMITKREAERLCKSFLGAHSPPKLPENFAFDVSHECAWGCRGSFIPARYNSSRAKCIKCSFCNMYFSPNKFIFHSHRTPESKYLQPDAANFNSWRRHLKLTEKKPNEDICHAWEDVKAMFNGGSRKRTLPMSGSGMSSAMKSQASSSLVQSSSPEIPHKTLRCDEDQGSNNLSLARGERSYPVIPVPSKSFGMLQKIPPPLFPHHPYGFPSYGLCQKKSDGVPDANKNNVPGVFWPGTKDPIYPAFPMFWPGAGGLPMPPYPGSPPKPPPELLSVRQAELDLSDQSERGANTPKDTNHHPHHQQDGGERCSSSQSSSTRNDEDKSGDETSQRKISYISAFRPVVKDAETIAKLYGNRDSYGMRPGYLSPDFISESSSYRSISPDRDSVVDDDDDPDVDVESNRGQDEEEPIRISPGGDHRDSPVPERVCSAAEESQDQADAASSPGAVAASPEDSAHTGSSDEDRQMRNGSPLHEVYAHEKDVHVLLNEPSTFGSKQSSSPRRSNGVHHVSEIQTQRTATSYQEQKDRQADGALRIDISVHERDLQNMAKEELQKQLVEQVELRKKLEREFQHLKDNFQDQMKRELSYREEMVQQLQIVRAHDALHHFSCKMLTPRQCTGACTFKPPLLPP, from the exons ATGGAGTCGATGCCCGGACAGCTTCGAGACGCGGGACGAGACGCCAGCTCTTCCCCGAGTTTAAAGCAGGACGCGCAGAGCTTTTCCAGCCCCGGCTCCCTCAAACCGAACCAAGTGAGTGAGACGTCCCTGTACGGGGTGCCCATCGTGTCTCTGGTCATAGACGGCAAGGAGAGACTGTGTCTGGCGCAGATTTCCAACACCTTGCTGAAAAACTACAGCTACAACGAGATACACAACCGCCGGGTGGCTCTGGGCATCACCTGTGTGCAGTGCACGCCGGTGCAGCTGGAGCTCCTGCGCCGGGCCGGGGCTATGCCCATTTCCTCCAGGCGCTGCGGCATGATCACCAAAAGGGAGGCCGAGAGGCTCTGCAAGTCCTTCCTGGGAGCGCACAGCCCGCCAAAGCTACCAGAAAATTTTGCATTTGACGTGTCTCACGAGTGCGCGTGGGGCTGCAGGGGCAGCTTTATACCAGCCAGATACAACAGCTCCAGAGCGAAGTGCATAAAGTGCAGCTTTTGCAACATGTATTTCTCTCCCAATAAATTCATTTTCCACTCCCACCGCACCCCAGAGTCCAAGTATCTGCAGCCGGACGCGGCCAACTTCAATTCGTGGAGACGCCACTTGAAACTGacggaaaaaaaacccaatgagGATATTTGCCACGCGTGGGAGGACGTGAAGGCCATGTTCAACGGGGGGAGCAGAAAGAGGACTCTGCCCATGAGCGGCTCGGGGATGTCCTCGGCCATGAAATCACAGGCTTCGTCCAGCCTGGTTCAAAGCAGCTCCCCGGAGATCCCCCACAAAACATTGCGCTGCGACGAGGATCAGGGGAGCAACAACCTGAGTCTGGCGAGGGGCGAACGGAGTTACCCGGTCATCCCGGTGCCCAGCAAGAGCTTTGGCATGCTCCAGAAAATCCCCCCACCTCTGTTCCCTCACCACCCCTACGGCTTCCCCAGTTATGGGCTGTGTCAGAAAAAGAGCGACGGGGTGCCTGACGCGAACAAAAACAACGTCCCCGGTGTGTTTTGGCCCGGCACAAAGGATCCGATCTACCCGGCCTTCCCCATGTTTTGGCCTGGAGCTGGAGGCCTACCGATGCCGCCCTACCCGGGCTCCCCACCCAAACCTCCCCCGGAGCTGCTAAGCGTCCGGCAGGCCGAACTCGACCTGTCGGACCAGAGCGAGAGGGGCGCAAACACACCAAAAGACACCAACCACCACCCTCACCACCAGCAGGACGGTGGAGAGCGCTGCTCCAGCTCCCAGTCCTCCTCCACCCGGAACGACGAGGACAAGTCCGGGGACGAAACCTCTCAGAGGAAAATCAGCTACATCTCCGCCTTCAGACCCGTCGTCAAAGACGCAGAGACCATTGCCAAACTGTACGGCAACCGGGACTCCTACGGGATGCGCCCCGGCTACCTGTCCCCGGATTTTATCAGCGAGAGCTCCAGCTACAGATCGATATCACCGGACAGAGACAGCGTGGTGGACGACGACGACGACCCGGACGTGGACGTGGAGTCCAACCGGGGACAAGACGAAGAGGAGCCGATCCGGATATCACCGGGAGGAGACCACCGCGACTCCCCTGTACCGGAGCGGGTGTGCTCGGCTGCTGAGGAGAGTCAGGACCAGGCCGATGCAGCCTCAAGCCCCGGGGCGGTCGCAGCATCACCGGAGGACTCCGCTCACACTGGGTCATCGGATGAGGACAGACAGATGCGTAATGGCTCCCCTCTTCATGAA GTGTACGCTCATGAAAAGGACGTCCACGTGCTTCTGAACGAGCCTTCCACGTTTGGGTCCAAACAATCGAGCAGTCCCCGCAGATCAAACG GTGTTCACCACGTGTCGGAAATACAGACCCAGCGCACTGCAACGTCCTACCAGGAGCAGAAGGACAGACAAG CCGATGGAGCTTTACGCATCGACATCAGCGTGCACGAAAGAGACCTGCAGAACATGGCTAAAG agGAATTGCAGAAGCAGCTCGTGGAACAAGTGGAGCTGAGGAAGAAGTTGGAGAGAGAATTCCAGCATTTAAAAG ATAATTTTCAGGATCAAATGAAGCGTGAGCTGTCCTACAGAGAGGAAATGGTCCAGCAGCTGCAGATTGTTCGAg
- the LOC100696486 gene encoding SKI family transcriptional corepressor 1 homolog-B isoform X5 has protein sequence MESMPGQLRDAGRDASSSPSLKQDAQSFSSPGSLKPNQVSETSLYGVPIVSLVIDGKERLCLAQISNTLLKNYSYNEIHNRRVALGITCVQCTPVQLELLRRAGAMPISSRRCGMITKREAERLCKSFLGAHSPPKLPENFAFDVSHECAWGCRGSFIPARYNSSRAKCIKCSFCNMYFSPNKFIFHSHRTPESKYLQPDAANFNSWRRHLKLTEKKPNEDICHAWEDVKAMFNGGSRKRTLPMSGSGMSSAMKSQASSSLVQSSSPEIPHKTLRCDEDQGSNNLSLARGERSYPVIPVPSKSFGMLQKIPPPLFPHHPYGFPSYGLCQKKSDGVPDANKNNVPGVFWPGTKDPIYPAFPMFWPGAGGLPMPPYPGSPPKPPPELLSVRQAELDLSDQSERGANTPKDTNHHPHHQQDGGERCSSSQSSSTRNDEDKSGDETSQRKISYISAFRPVVKDAETIAKLYGNRDSYGMRPGYLSPDFISESSSYRSISPDRDSVVDDDDDPDVDVESNRGQDEEEPIRISPGGDHRDSPVPERVCSAAEESQDQADAASSPGAVAASPEDSAHTGSSDEDRQMRNGSPLHEVYAHEKDVHVLLNEPSTFGSKQSSSPRRSNGVHHVSEIQTQRTATSYQEQKDRQADGALRIDISVHERDLQNMAKEELQKQLVEQVELRKKLEREFQHLKESFHLMWPSVLFR, from the exons ATGGAGTCGATGCCCGGACAGCTTCGAGACGCGGGACGAGACGCCAGCTCTTCCCCGAGTTTAAAGCAGGACGCGCAGAGCTTTTCCAGCCCCGGCTCCCTCAAACCGAACCAAGTGAGTGAGACGTCCCTGTACGGGGTGCCCATCGTGTCTCTGGTCATAGACGGCAAGGAGAGACTGTGTCTGGCGCAGATTTCCAACACCTTGCTGAAAAACTACAGCTACAACGAGATACACAACCGCCGGGTGGCTCTGGGCATCACCTGTGTGCAGTGCACGCCGGTGCAGCTGGAGCTCCTGCGCCGGGCCGGGGCTATGCCCATTTCCTCCAGGCGCTGCGGCATGATCACCAAAAGGGAGGCCGAGAGGCTCTGCAAGTCCTTCCTGGGAGCGCACAGCCCGCCAAAGCTACCAGAAAATTTTGCATTTGACGTGTCTCACGAGTGCGCGTGGGGCTGCAGGGGCAGCTTTATACCAGCCAGATACAACAGCTCCAGAGCGAAGTGCATAAAGTGCAGCTTTTGCAACATGTATTTCTCTCCCAATAAATTCATTTTCCACTCCCACCGCACCCCAGAGTCCAAGTATCTGCAGCCGGACGCGGCCAACTTCAATTCGTGGAGACGCCACTTGAAACTGacggaaaaaaaacccaatgagGATATTTGCCACGCGTGGGAGGACGTGAAGGCCATGTTCAACGGGGGGAGCAGAAAGAGGACTCTGCCCATGAGCGGCTCGGGGATGTCCTCGGCCATGAAATCACAGGCTTCGTCCAGCCTGGTTCAAAGCAGCTCCCCGGAGATCCCCCACAAAACATTGCGCTGCGACGAGGATCAGGGGAGCAACAACCTGAGTCTGGCGAGGGGCGAACGGAGTTACCCGGTCATCCCGGTGCCCAGCAAGAGCTTTGGCATGCTCCAGAAAATCCCCCCACCTCTGTTCCCTCACCACCCCTACGGCTTCCCCAGTTATGGGCTGTGTCAGAAAAAGAGCGACGGGGTGCCTGACGCGAACAAAAACAACGTCCCCGGTGTGTTTTGGCCCGGCACAAAGGATCCGATCTACCCGGCCTTCCCCATGTTTTGGCCTGGAGCTGGAGGCCTACCGATGCCGCCCTACCCGGGCTCCCCACCCAAACCTCCCCCGGAGCTGCTAAGCGTCCGGCAGGCCGAACTCGACCTGTCGGACCAGAGCGAGAGGGGCGCAAACACACCAAAAGACACCAACCACCACCCTCACCACCAGCAGGACGGTGGAGAGCGCTGCTCCAGCTCCCAGTCCTCCTCCACCCGGAACGACGAGGACAAGTCCGGGGACGAAACCTCTCAGAGGAAAATCAGCTACATCTCCGCCTTCAGACCCGTCGTCAAAGACGCAGAGACCATTGCCAAACTGTACGGCAACCGGGACTCCTACGGGATGCGCCCCGGCTACCTGTCCCCGGATTTTATCAGCGAGAGCTCCAGCTACAGATCGATATCACCGGACAGAGACAGCGTGGTGGACGACGACGACGACCCGGACGTGGACGTGGAGTCCAACCGGGGACAAGACGAAGAGGAGCCGATCCGGATATCACCGGGAGGAGACCACCGCGACTCCCCTGTACCGGAGCGGGTGTGCTCGGCTGCTGAGGAGAGTCAGGACCAGGCCGATGCAGCCTCAAGCCCCGGGGCGGTCGCAGCATCACCGGAGGACTCCGCTCACACTGGGTCATCGGATGAGGACAGACAGATGCGTAATGGCTCCCCTCTTCATGAA GTGTACGCTCATGAAAAGGACGTCCACGTGCTTCTGAACGAGCCTTCCACGTTTGGGTCCAAACAATCGAGCAGTCCCCGCAGATCAAACG GTGTTCACCACGTGTCGGAAATACAGACCCAGCGCACTGCAACGTCCTACCAGGAGCAGAAGGACAGACAAG CCGATGGAGCTTTACGCATCGACATCAGCGTGCACGAAAGAGACCTGCAGAACATGGCTAAAG agGAATTGCAGAAGCAGCTCGTGGAACAAGTGGAGCTGAGGAAGAAGTTGGAGAGAGAATTCCAGCATTTAAAAG agagtttCCATCTGATGTGGCCTTCGGTACTCTTCAGATAA